The Candidatus Angelobacter sp. genomic sequence GCCGGCCATTACCCGTCGCAGCTTTCCGGCGGCCAGCAGCAGCGCGTGGCGGTCGCGCGCGCGCTCGGAGGCAAGCCCTCCATTTTGCTCGCGGATGAACCCACCGGGAACCTCGACTCGAAAAACGGCGAGGCGGTAATGGAACTCCTGCGCGAATTGCACCGTGAAGGCGCAACGATCTGCATGGTCACGCACGATCCGAGGTTCTCCCGGCACGCCGAGCGCAACGTGCATCTGTTTGACGGACGCATCGTGGAAGAAAGCGTCGAAGGAAAACCGGCGACGGAATGACAACGAACAAATGC encodes the following:
- a CDS encoding ATP-binding cassette domain-containing protein, which produces AGHYPSQLSGGQQQRVAVARALGGKPSILLADEPTGNLDSKNGEAVMELLRELHREGATICMVTHDPRFSRHAERNVHLFDGRIVEESVEGKPATE